In a genomic window of Polycladomyces abyssicola:
- the eno gene encoding phosphopyruvate hydratase, which yields MTRIVDVYAREVLDSRGNPTVEVEVVLESGDVGRAIVPSGASTGAYEAVELRDGDKERFLGKGVLKAVQHVNEIIAPELEGWDATDQVGIDKHLIELDGTPNKGKLGANAILGVSMAVARAAAEALGVPLYNYLGGFNAKTLPVPMMNILNGGKHADNNVDIQEFMIMPVGAPSFREGLRMGAEIFHNLKAVLKEKGLATSVGDEGGFAPNLSSNEEALQTIVAAIERAGYKPGEDVLLALDVAATELYKDGKYHLEGEGVTRSSEEMIAFYEELVSKYPVVSIEDGLSEDDWDGWKQLTERLGGKVQLVGDDLFVTNTQRLAQGIEKGVGNSILIKVNQIGTLTETFDAIEMAKRAGYTAVISHRSGESEDTTIADIAVATGAGQIKTGAPSRTDRVAKYNQLLRIEDELAETAQYPGKTAFYNLRG from the coding sequence ATGACGAGAATCGTGGACGTATACGCGCGGGAAGTGCTGGACTCCCGAGGCAATCCGACCGTCGAAGTGGAAGTGGTGTTGGAATCGGGCGATGTGGGCCGTGCGATTGTGCCGTCCGGTGCATCCACCGGTGCTTATGAGGCTGTGGAATTGCGGGATGGTGACAAAGAGCGCTTTCTCGGCAAAGGTGTCCTGAAAGCTGTGCAACACGTGAACGAAATCATCGCTCCTGAACTGGAAGGTTGGGACGCTACCGACCAAGTGGGCATCGACAAACACCTGATTGAGCTGGACGGTACGCCCAACAAAGGGAAGCTGGGTGCCAACGCCATCCTGGGTGTCTCCATGGCCGTGGCGCGTGCGGCTGCAGAAGCACTGGGTGTTCCGTTGTACAACTATCTGGGCGGATTCAACGCCAAAACACTGCCCGTTCCGATGATGAACATCCTGAATGGCGGAAAACACGCTGACAACAACGTGGACATTCAGGAGTTTATGATCATGCCGGTGGGAGCGCCCTCCTTCCGTGAAGGTTTGCGCATGGGGGCCGAAATCTTCCACAACCTGAAGGCTGTATTGAAAGAGAAAGGCCTCGCCACTTCCGTCGGTGACGAAGGGGGCTTCGCGCCTAACCTGTCTTCCAACGAGGAAGCATTGCAAACCATTGTCGCAGCGATCGAACGGGCCGGTTACAAGCCGGGTGAAGATGTCCTGCTCGCTCTCGATGTGGCCGCGACCGAGCTGTACAAAGATGGAAAATATCATTTGGAAGGCGAAGGCGTCACCCGCTCCTCCGAGGAAATGATCGCCTTCTATGAGGAACTGGTTTCCAAATACCCGGTTGTCTCCATCGAAGACGGCTTGTCCGAAGACGATTGGGATGGTTGGAAACAACTGACCGAGCGTCTGGGCGGCAAAGTTCAGCTGGTGGGCGACGACCTGTTCGTCACCAACACCCAGCGCCTTGCCCAAGGTATTGAAAAAGGCGTGGGCAACTCCATCCTGATCAAAGTGAACCAAATCGGCACCTTGACTGAAACGTTCGATGCCATCGAAATGGCGAAACGCGCCGGTTACACCGCGGTCATTTCCCACCGCTCCGGCGAGTCGGAAGACACCACCATTGCCGATATCGCCGTGGCGACGGGTGCTGGTCAAATCAAGACAGGAGCACCGTCCCGTACCGACCGCGTGGCCAAATACAACCAGCTCCTGCGTATCGAGGATGAACTGGCCGAAACGGCGCAATATCCGGGCAAAACCGCGTTCTACAACCTGCGCGGATAA
- the gpmI gene encoding 2,3-bisphosphoglycerate-independent phosphoglycerate mutase — MSRRKPIALIILDGFALRDEVHGNAVAQANKPNFDRYWSTYPHATLRASGEAVGLPDGQMGNSEVGHLNIGAGRIVYQDLTRITKAIEDGSFFENDVLLSAVRHVKEKGTQLHLLGLLSDGGVHSHINHLFALLELAKREGVDNVVVHAFLDGRDVGPDTGVTYLKQLQDVIAEKGVGRIATVQGRYYAMDRDKRWDRVEKSYRAMVYGEGPTHTDPVAAVERSYQEEIYDEFVVPTVITDQDGTPVARVQDGDAMIFFNFRPDRAIQLSQAFTRDDFDGFDRGEGRPNGLHYVCMTHYSETVNGEVAFPTVDLTRTFGEVVAEHGLKQLRIAETEKYPHVTFFFSGGREEPFPGEDRILIHSPKVATYDLKPEMSAYEVTDALVKEIEAGKHDAIILNFANPDMVGHSGKLEPTIRAVEAVDECLGRVVEAVLAQGGVAVITADHGNADMVLTADNKPVTSHTTNPVPFIVTDKNVKLRQEGILADIAPTLLHLLGIEQPEEMTGRSMIES, encoded by the coding sequence TCTCATCATTTTGGATGGCTTTGCCTTGCGCGACGAAGTGCATGGTAATGCCGTGGCACAAGCGAACAAGCCCAACTTCGACCGTTATTGGTCCACCTATCCGCATGCGACGCTTCGGGCGAGTGGAGAAGCCGTCGGTCTGCCTGACGGTCAGATGGGCAACTCCGAAGTGGGCCATCTGAACATCGGCGCCGGGCGAATTGTATACCAGGATTTGACGCGGATCACCAAAGCGATTGAAGACGGTTCTTTCTTTGAAAATGACGTGTTGCTGAGCGCTGTTCGCCATGTGAAGGAAAAAGGCACGCAACTGCACCTGCTGGGGTTGCTTTCCGACGGGGGCGTCCATTCCCACATCAACCATTTGTTTGCCCTGCTGGAGCTGGCCAAACGGGAAGGCGTGGACAATGTCGTCGTGCACGCGTTTCTTGACGGTCGCGATGTAGGCCCGGATACAGGCGTCACTTACCTGAAACAGCTACAGGATGTGATCGCGGAAAAAGGAGTGGGCCGCATCGCTACGGTGCAAGGGCGGTATTATGCCATGGATCGGGACAAACGGTGGGATCGGGTGGAGAAGTCCTACCGTGCGATGGTGTACGGGGAAGGACCGACACATACCGATCCGGTAGCCGCTGTGGAGCGGTCGTATCAGGAAGAGATCTATGACGAGTTCGTCGTTCCGACCGTGATCACGGACCAAGACGGCACTCCGGTAGCTCGGGTGCAGGACGGCGATGCCATGATCTTCTTCAACTTCCGGCCCGATCGCGCGATCCAGCTGTCGCAGGCGTTCACCCGTGACGACTTCGACGGATTTGACCGGGGAGAAGGACGACCGAACGGATTGCACTATGTGTGCATGACCCATTACAGCGAGACGGTCAATGGCGAAGTTGCTTTCCCCACGGTGGATTTGACGCGGACATTCGGCGAAGTGGTGGCCGAACACGGGTTGAAACAACTGCGGATCGCCGAAACGGAGAAATACCCGCACGTCACTTTCTTCTTTAGCGGTGGCCGGGAAGAGCCGTTCCCGGGTGAAGATCGGATCCTGATCCATTCACCCAAAGTGGCCACCTACGACCTGAAGCCGGAGATGAGCGCTTACGAAGTGACCGACGCCTTGGTCAAAGAGATCGAGGCCGGCAAACACGATGCCATCATCCTTAACTTTGCCAACCCGGACATGGTGGGTCACTCGGGCAAATTGGAGCCGACGATCCGTGCGGTGGAAGCCGTGGATGAATGCCTGGGCCGCGTGGTCGAGGCAGTACTGGCCCAAGGTGGTGTGGCCGTCATTACGGCGGACCATGGCAACGCAGACATGGTGCTCACGGCTGACAACAAACCGGTAACATCCCATACCACCAACCCGGTACCGTTTATCGTCACGGACAAAAACGTGAAACTGCGCCAAGAGGGGATTTTGGCGGATATCGCGCCGACTTTGCTGCATCTGTTGGGCATCGAACAACCGGAAGAAATGACCGGACGCTCGATGATTGAATCATAA